A stretch of Capricornis sumatraensis isolate serow.1 chromosome 10, serow.2, whole genome shotgun sequence DNA encodes these proteins:
- the IHO1 gene encoding interactor of HORMAD1 protein 1, protein MNFNVWNIKDMFSIPSGSGATKSFNLNNNQTDYSNLSDSQFLFGSQFCPETSQTLSTALDSEVHLRHPKQSQQNSLDSEPSIFTKYQTKPQLLGGDTKDGGLFPLPLSLGKPKGLLEQFEEKKKSAKDKCDSETLYNLISHIKESIHKLQTSVEESEEHLSSRSQSILDSLETVAKTGQETAKAQSGLMLEIVQDKGNVEQAILDLQKRLEARQAEFIEMKSNLKQLEVLVTQQSKDFQQLCEHLGQLNMPSVLEELKRLTSNALTPKHVKDSASQTSPPLAQSLSFTRQDKCTSEKPVMWQAQALPAACSLSVGSPGPKEFVVWGEGSKRDALQEEAVQPAVGTGKRNRQIKDRAVQTNCQNSVTKTGSENCGSAILGHKVPKDRDPVFQGDSQLISRGYKDFNNSATSIKNISQKWQAKGAFSRDPCEQRLTEQKGITVERGKKGKQQQQPRKAPRRRSLRRKQEQMPSKTCVSNSKYPRPPVSSPQRSPWGQQETLAQPLQLWGPGSPTYLVCSAQGGTVMPSKTTREEQGNLVQHSRHSSQDNSLLFPSFQKDHQMSWFSDLNDLNPRTESPQSQESGKNILYDLGFDSSDDGF, encoded by the exons ATGAATTTTAATGTCTGGAATATCAAAGATATGTTCAGTATCCCCTCAGGCTCCGG GGCCACTAAGTCATTTAACTTGAATAACAATCAGACTGATTACTCCAATCTCAGCGATTCCCAGTTCCTTTTTGGATCCCAGTTCTGTCCAGAAACTTCACAGACTCTGTCAACGGCCTTGGACTCTGAAGTCCACTTGAGACATCCAAAACAGTCACAACAGAATTCtctggat AGTGAACCTAGTATTTTCACAAAGTACCAAACAAAACCCCAGCTGCTTGGAGGAGATACAAAAGATGGAGGCTTGTTTCCTCTTCCTTTGTCTCTTGGAAAACCAAAAGGCCTCTTGGAACAGtttgaggagaaaaagaaaagtgcaaAAGACAAATGTGACAG tGAGACTTTATACAACTTAATTTCCCATATCAAAGAAAGCATTCACAAG TTACAGACATCAGTGGAAGAGTCTGAGGAACATCTCAGTTCCAGAAGTCAGTCTATTTTGGATTCTTTGGAAACTGTGGCCAAGACAG GGCAGGAGACTGCAAAAGCTCAGAGTGGTCTGATGTTGGAAATAGTGCAGGACAAAGGCAACGTGGAGCAGGCCATCCTTGATTTGCAAAAGAGACTCGAAGCT AGACAAGCAGAGTTTATAGAAATGAAGTCCAACCTGAAGCAACTTGAAGTTTTGGTTACCCAGCAGAGTAAGGACTTTCAGCAGCTGTGTGAGCATTTAGGCCAGCTGAATATGCCCAGTGTTCTAGAAGAGTTAAAGCGATTGACCTCCAACGCTCTGACACCCAAACACGTGAAAGACAGTGCCTCTCAGACCTCACCACCTCTGGCACAGAGCCTCAGTTTCACCAGGCAGGACAAATGTACCTCTGAGAAGCCAGTTATGTGGCAGGCCCAGGCCCTCCCTGCTGCATGCAGTCTTAGTGTGGGCTCCCCAGGGCCCAAGGAGTTTGTTGTCTGGGGTGAGGGATCAAAGAGGGATGCTCTCCAAGAAGAGGCTGTGCAGCCGGCAGTTGGAACTGGCAAAAGAAACAGGCAAATCAAGGACAGGGCAGTGCAGACTAACTGCCAGAACTCTGTTACTAAAACAGGCTCTGAGAACTGTGGCTCTGCCATCCTGGGTCACAAGGTTCCTAAAGATAGGGACCCAGTTTTCCAAGGAGACTCGCAGCTTATATCTCGAGGATATAAGGACTTCAACAACTCTGCAACCAGCATTAAGAACATCAGCCAAAAATGGCAAGCTAAAGGCGCATTTTCACGTGACCCTTGTGAACAAAGGTTGACTGAACAGAAAGGCATAACtgtagaaagagggaaaaaaggcaagcagcagcagcagcccaggaaAGCCCCCAGAAGGAGGTCCCTACGCAGGAAGCAGGAACAAATGCCTAGCAAAACCTGTGTTTCTAATTCTAAATATCCTCGGCCTCCAGTTTCCAGCCCACAAAGGTCCCCCTGGGGGCAGCAGGAAACTCTTGCTCAGCCCCTGCAACTTTGGGGCCCTGGGAGCCCCACATATCTAGTCTGCTCTGCTCAGGGAGGAACAGTCATGCCCAGTAAGACCACGAGGGAAGAGCAAGGGAACCTCGTGCAGCATAGCAGGCATTCCTCCCAAGACAACAGCCTGCTTTTTCCCAGTTTCCAGAAGGACCACCAGATGAGCTGGTTCAGTGATCTCAATGACCTCAACCCCAGGACAGAGTCCCCTCAGTCCCAGGAGTCAGGGAAGAATATACTTTATGACCTGGGTTTTGATAGCAGTGATGATGGCTTCTGA